The Helianthus annuus cultivar XRQ/B chromosome 16, HanXRQr2.0-SUNRISE, whole genome shotgun sequence genome includes a window with the following:
- the LOC110923088 gene encoding uncharacterized protein LOC110923088 gives MDPCPFVRIVVRNLCLKFCNSPPPLSCYCKIKLKNFTTQIADVACSDHVNQVGDQVQASFSFKKSEFDKLVLDKSNGLKIQLYSGPKGNPICGVGSSKLIGAVSVSLDSKVIDNNRGCLVLHNRWVKVGSKKSVELHLDVRVEPDPRFVFVFDGEPECSPQVFQVNGNLRQAVFTCKFSFRTSGDRNLRSGSSEANNSGKWLRSMRQEKEKVVKERKGWSITIHDLSGSPVAMASMVTPFVPSHGSDDVGRSNPGGWLILRPGNNTWKPWGRLEAWRDSTGLLGYRFELLPEAGLDPITISNSTISSKHGGLFTIDISNGASPMITPSGSFDSGSGSWSWSGSDGSWAQVMYRGFVMSSKVGGTNPEVEIGVQYVTCTEDAAAYVALAAAVDLSVDACQPFSKKLRKELRYDGE, from the exons ATGGATCCGTGTCCTTTCGTTCGAATTGTAGTCAGAAATTTATGTCTTAAGTTTTGCAACAGCCCTCCACCGTTGAGTTGTTATTGCAAGATTAAGCTCAAGAACTTCACAACCCAGATCGCCGATGTTGCGTGTTCTGATCATGTGAATCAAGTAGGCGATCAGGTTCAGGCAAGCTTCAGTTTCAAGAAATCAGAGTTCGATAAGCTGGTGCTTGACAAATCAAACGGACTGAAAATACAACTCTATTCGGGTCCGAAAGGAAATCCAATTTGTGGTGTTGGATCCAGTAAGCTTATCGGTGCTGTTTCGGTGAGCTTGGACTCTAAGGTGATCGATAATAACCGGGGATGCCTGGTGCTTCACAACCGATGGGTAAAGGTTGGTTCCAAGAAATCGGTTGAGTTGCATTTGGATGTGCGGGTTGAACCCGACCCAAGATTTGTTTTCGTGTTTGATGGTGAACCCGAGTGTAGCCCACAAGTTTTCCAAGTTAATGGGAATCTTCGTCAAGCTGTTTTTACTTGCAAATTCAGTTTCCGAACCTCGGGTGACCGCAACCTGAGATCTGG ATCATCAGAAGCAAACAACTCCGGAAAGTGGTTAAGATCAATGAGACaagagaaagaaaaagttgtGAAAGAGCGAAAAGGATGGTCGATTACAATCCATGATCTGTCGGGTTCACCAGTAGCGATGGCATCGATGGTGACACCGTTTGTCCCATCACACGGATCAGACGACGTTGGCCGCTCGAATCCAGGTGGTTGGCTCATACTTCGACCGGGTAACAACACATGGAAGCCCTGGGGCCGTCTAGAGGCATGGAGGGACTCTACAGGCCTTCTCGGCTATCGTTTCGAGCTACTACCAGAGGCTGGGCTGGACCCGATTACTATATCAAACTCCACTATCAGTTCTAAGCACGGTGGATTATTCACTATAGACATAAGCAACGGGGCGTCACCCATGATCACCCCAAGCGGCAGCTTTGACTCCGGCTCAGGTTCGTGGTCATGGTCAGGGTCAGATGGGTCATGGGCACAAGTAATGTATCGAGGTTTTGTAATGTCATCTAAGGTGGGTGGTACCAATCCGGAAGTGGAGATTGGGGTTCAATACGTTACGTGCACAGAGGATGCGGCTGCGTACGTAGCGTTAGCGGCCGCTGTGGATTTGAGCGTGGACGCCTGCCAGCCGTTCTCTAAAAAGCTCCGTAAGGAGCTGAGATACGACGGAGAATAG